One window from the genome of Magnolia sinica isolate HGM2019 chromosome 4, MsV1, whole genome shotgun sequence encodes:
- the LOC131242563 gene encoding purine permease 1-like, translating to MAMNIDGIERMEQGVLESSSPKEIQKRTVKWWLIALNCILTGVGTICGPMLLRLYYLHGGSRKWLTSSLQTAGFPVLLIPLSIVYMRERARGMKFLLEPRLFISSVVIGLLMGLDNFMYSMGSSFLPVSTSSLLFATQLAFTAFFAFIIVKQKFTAYTINAVVLMTLGSVLLGLRNSGDRPANVTNGEYLLGFIMTLGASALLGFAYPCIELSYAKARKAITYPVVMQFQFCTTMSATIFCAIGMIINKDFQAIGREAAEYELGEAKYYVVLVGIAAGFQMIFVGTLGLVFCISSLFAGILSATLLPFTEIAGVIFFKEKFTGEKGMALALCLWGFASYFYGSYKSNKKQAAQEEEESK from the exons ATGGCTATGAACATTGATGGCATTGAGAGAATGGAGCAAGGAGTTCTAGAATCTTCATCACCAAAGGAAATCCAAAAACGCACTGTCAAATGGTGGCTTATTGCCCTCAACTGCATCCTCACAGGGGTAGGGACCATCTGTGGCCCAATGCTTCTACGGCTTTACTATCTCCACGGTGGGAGTAGGAAATGGCTAACCAGCTCGTTGCAGACAGCTGGTTTCCCCGTCCTCCTCATCCCGCTCTCCATTGTCTACATGCGCGAACGGGCTCGTGGGATGAAATTCCTGCTGGAGCCCAGACTCTTTATATCGAGTGTGGTTATCGGACTCCTCATGGGTCTCGATAACTTCATGTATTCGATGGGTTCTTCATTCCTTCCCGTCTCCACATCCTCTTTACTCTTCGCCACTCAGCTCGCTTTCACCGCGTTCTTTGCTTTCATCATCGTGAAGCAGAAATTCACTGCCTATACCATCAACGCTGTGGTGTTGATGACTCTCGGGTCGGTGTTGCTTGGGCTTCGCAACAGCGGTGACCGTCCTGCGAATGTAACCAACGGGGAGTATTTGCTAGGTTTCATCATGACTCTCGGGGCCTCTGCCTTGCTGGGATTCGCATATCCATGCATCGAGCTATCTTATGCCAAGGCAAGGAAAGCCATCACTTATCCGGTAGTGATGCAGTTTCAGTTCTGCACCACCATGTCTGCCACCATTTTCTGCGCTATTGGGATGATTATTAATAAGGATTTTCAG GCCATTGGAAGGGAGGCAGCAGAGTATGAACTTGGGGAGGCCAAGTACTACGTGGTACTGGTTGGGATTGCTGCTGGGTTTCAGATGATATTCGTTGGAACTCTCGGCCTCGTCTTCTGCATTTCATCTCTCTTTGCTGGAATCCTCAGCGCCACTCTCCTCCCTTTCACGGAGATAGCAGGGGTCATCTTCTTCAAAGAGAAGTTCACAGGAGAGAAGGGAATGGCCCTGGCTCTCTGCCTTTGGGGCTTCGCCTCTTACTTCTACGGTTCCTACAAGTCGAACAAGAAGCAAGCagcccaagaagaagaagaatccaaGTAG